One part of the Populus alba chromosome 18, ASM523922v2, whole genome shotgun sequence genome encodes these proteins:
- the LOC118042648 gene encoding uncharacterized protein codes for MSLSPLYNLSKLESFDGLGNEIFSEEDDHNLSPKFQLESLYLGSIGQSGAFPKFLYHQFSLQSLYLTNIQIKGEFPNWLIENNTYLHTLYLENCSLSGPFLLPKNSHVNLSFLSISMNHFQGQIPSGIGDRLPGLKVLEMSDNGFNGSIPSSLGNMSSLQGLDLSHNVLTGRILSNNSLQGQIPGWIWNMSSLEFLDLSGNNFSGRLPPRFNTSSNLRYVYLSRNKLQGPITMIFYDSSKILALDLSHNNLIGTIPEWIDRLSNLRFLLLSYNNLEGEIPIQLSRLDQLTLIDLSHNYLSGSILSWMISTQPFDFGSSSQQSFEFTTKNVSLSYRGNIIRYFKGIDLSCNNFTGEIPPEIGNLSMIKALNLSHNSLTGPIPPTFSNLKEIESLDLSYNKLDGEIPPQLTELFSLEFFNVAHNNLSGKTPARVAQFATFEESSYKDNPFLCGEPLPKICGAVMPPSPTPTSTNNEDNGGFIDMEVFYVTFGVAYIMVLLVIAAVLYINSYWRRAWFHFIEVSINNCYYFLVDNLPILSKFGFS; via the coding sequence ATGTCATTAAGCCCATTATACAACCTTTCAAAACTCGAGTCTTTTGATGGTTTAGGTAATGAGATATTCTCAGAAGAAGATGATCATAATCTAAGCCCAAAGTTCCAGTTAGAGTCCCTCTATTTAGGTAGTATTGGACAAAGTGGTGCATTTCCCAAATTCCTTTACCATCAGTTTAGCCTGCAATCTTTGTATCTTACAAACATCCAAATAAAGGGAGAGTTTCCAAATTGGTTGATTGAGAACAACACATACCTACATACACTTTATTTAGAAAATTGTTCTCTTTCGGGTCCATTTTTGTTGCCAAAGAATTCTCATGTGAATTTGTCATTCCTAAGTATATCCATGAATCACTTCCAAGGCCAAATCCCTTCAGGAATCGGGGATCGTTTGCCAGGGTTAAAAGTCTTAGAGATGTCTGATAATGGTTTCAATGGAAGCATTCCTTCCTCGTTGGGTAACATGAGCTCGCTGCAAGGGTTAGACTTGTCCCACAATGTTTTGACTGGAAGAATACTTTCGAACAACAGTTTGCAAGGGCAGATCCCTGGATGGATATGGAATATGTCTTCTCTTGAATTCTTGGACTTATCAGGGAACAATTTCTCTGGTCGTTTACCACCTAGGTTCAACACTTCTTCAAATTTGAGATATGTTTATTTGTCTAGAAATAAGTTACAAGGACCGATCACAATGATATTTTATGACTCCTCTAAGATATTGGCATTAGATCTTTCccataataatttaattggtaCAATTCCAGAATGGATTGACAGGCTATCTAACTTGAGATTTCTACTCTTGAGTTATAACAATCTTGAAGGTGAAATCCCAATTCAATTATCCAGGTTGGACCAATTAACCTTGATTGATCTTTCTCACAATTATCTTTCTGGTAGCATCCTCTCTTGGATGATATCTACTCAACCTTTTGATTTTGGGTCCTCATCACAACAATCCTTCGAGTTTACAACGAAGAATGTATCCCTTTCTTATAGAGGCAACATTATCCGGTACTTCAAAGGAATTGATCTCTCATGCAACAATTTCACAGGAGAGATTCCTCCTGAAATTGGAAACCTCAGTATGATCAAGGCATTGAACCTTTCGCACAACAGTTTGACTGGACCAATTCCACCAACATTTTCAAACTTAAAGGAAATAGAGAGCTTGGATCTTTCCTACAACAAATTAGATGGAGAAATCCCACCTCAACTTACTGAACTATTTTCTCTAGAGTTTTTCAATGTGGCACACAATAATCTGTCCGGCAAGACTCCTGCGAGAGTTGCACAGTTTGCCACGTTTGAGGAGAGTAGCTACAAGGACAACCCTTTTCTTTGTGGAGAACCGCTACCCAAAATATGTGGTGCAGTTATGCCACCATCACCAACGCCAACTTCAACGAACAATGAAGATAATGGTGGCTTCATAGATATGGAGGTTTTCTATGTGACCTTTGGGGTTGCATACATCATGGTGCTGCTGGTAATAGCTGCAGTTCTATACATAAATTCATATTGGCGACGAGCTTGGTTTCACTTTATTGAGGTGAGCATTaacaattgttattattttctgGTGGATAATCTTCCCATTTTATCCAAGTTTGGGTTTTCATAG
- the LOC118042650 gene encoding mitochondrial outer membrane import complex protein METAXIN-like yields the protein MTSIAMESSMLQSALLEHGNLIRYAEKLKTDFMEAGSSSSVPQFLSDASSTSTRRPSNSGSKPKKQPKRERTEEEKTFRRRARYFLVTQVVAVLVFLSVMSSNDFSEVEVDEDEDEDEGFSYD from the exons ATGACAAGCATCGCTATG GAATCATCAATGCTGCAAAGTGCACTCTTGGAGCATGGTAATCTCATACGATATGCTGAAAAACTTAAGACAGATTtcatggaggctggatcgtcttCTTCTGTCCCGCAATTCCTTTCAGATGCTTCATCAACTTCAACAAGACGTCCTTCAAATTCAG GCTCAAAACCTAAGAAGCAACCCAAGAGGGAAAGGACAGAAGAGGAGAAAACTTTCAGAAGAAGGGCAAGATACTTTCTAGTAACACAGGTAGTTGCAGTTTTAGTCTTTCTATCTGTCATGAGCAGTAATGATTTTTCTGAGGTGGAggttgatgaagatgaagatgaagatgaaggctTCAGTTATGACTGA
- the LOC118042651 gene encoding large ribosomal subunit protein uL11 has protein sequence MPPKFDPSQVVDVYVRVTGGEVGAASSLAPKIGPLGLSPKKIGEDIAKETAKDWKGLRVTVKLTVQNRQAKVTVVPSAAALVIKALKEPERDRKKTKNIKHNGNISLDDVIEIAKVMSVRSMAKDLSGTVKEILGTCVSVGCTVDGKDPKDLQQEITDGDVEISE, from the coding sequence ATGCCGCCGAAGTTTGACCCATCTCAGGTGGTCGACGTTTACGTGAGGGTAACCGGCGGCGAAGTCGGTGCAGCCAGTTCCCTCGCTCCCAAAATCGGACCCCTCGGACTTTCTCCCAAGAAAATAGGAGAAGACATCGCCAAAGAAACCGCCAAGGACTGGAAGGGCCTCCGTGTCACCGTCAAGCTCACCGTCCAGAATCGTCAGGCCAAGGTCACCGTTGTGCCCTCAGCCGCGGCTTTGGTTATCAAAGCGTTGAAGGAGCCAGAGAGAGACAGGAAGAAGACAAAGAACATAAAGCATAATGGGAACATCTCTCTTGATGATGTTATTGAGATTGCTAAGGTTATGAGTGTGAGATCGATGGCGAAGGATCTGAGTGGTACAGTGAAGGAAATTTTGGGGACTTGTGTTTCTGTTGGGTGTACTGTTGATGGGAAAGATCCAAAAGATTTGCAGCAGGAGATTACTGATGGTGATGTTGAGATTTCTGAATGA
- the LOC118042645 gene encoding large ribosomal subunit protein uL11, which produces MPPKFDPSQVVDVYVRVTGGEVGAASSLAPKIGPLGLSPKKIGEDIAKETAKDWKGLRVTVKLTVQNRQAKVTVVPSAAALVIKALKEPERDRKKTKNIKHNGNISLDDVIEIAKVMSVRSMAKDLSGTVKEILGTCVSVGCTVDGKDPKDLQQEITDGDVEISE; this is translated from the coding sequence ATGCCGCCGAAGTTTGACCCATCTCAGGTTGTCGACGTTTACGTGAGGGTAACCGGAGGCGAAGTTGGTGCAGCCAGTTCCCTCGCTCCCAAAATCGGACCTCTCGGTCTTTCTCCGAAGAAAATCGGAGAAGACATCGCCAAAGAAACTGCCAAGGACTGGAAGGGCCTCCGTGTCACCGTCAAGCTCACCGTCCAGAACCGTCAGGCCAAGGTCACCGTCGTGCCCTCAGCCGCAGCTTTGGTTATCAAGGCGTTGAAGGAGCCAGAGAGAGACAGGAAGAAGACAAAGAACATAAAGCATAATGGGAACATCTCTCTTGATGATGTTATTGAGATTGCTAAGGTTATGAGTGTGAGATCGATGGCGAAGGATCTGAGTGGTACAGTGAAGGAAATTTTGGGGACTTGTGTTTCTGTTGGGTGTACTGTTGATGGGAAAGATCCAAAAGATTTGCAGCAGGAGATTACTGATGGTGATGTTGAGATTTCTGAATGA
- the LOC118042642 gene encoding methyl-CpG-binding domain-containing protein 2, with amino-acid sequence MQSHPGETFHVLKKEGDDCTGSRYTGHLNSSLQEPIEVSSSSNEGNSDDTWDINDQSIEDSSKQLVLYDPLANDAGEIEPVPQPILSHHPFRKYSDLNVPSRVLPSVGAFTVQCAKCFKWRLIPTKQKYEELREHILEEPFFCETAREWRPDISCDDPTDIDQDGSRLWAIDKPNIAQPPPGWQRLLRIRGEGSTKFADVYYQAPSGKRLRSMVEIQKYLIEHPEYMRDGLTLAQFSFQIPKPLQENYVRKKRPRLSASCDDARPLEPANPLTWVGPGDCTELQLGPPAILPPPLIQSSAYLPLDWPVKKKARTPSKQSHRTNLMCNLDEPKVEEPDQSRNSDCDL; translated from the exons ATGCAGTCCCATCCTGGAGAAACTTTCCATGTGTTAAAAAAGGAAGGAGATGACTGCACTGGTTCACGTTACACAGGTCATTTGAATAGCTCCCTTCAGGAACCAATTGAAGTTTCTTCTTCCTCGAATGAGGGTAACTCTGATGATACATGGGATATAAATGACCAATCAATTGAAGATTCCTCTAAACAGTTGGTTCTTTATGACCCTTTGGCTAATGATGCTGGTGAAATTGAACCTGTCCCTCAACCGATCCTGTCCCACCATCCATTTAGAAAATACTCAGACCTGAATGTGCCTTCTAGAGTTTTGCCATCTGTAGGAGCTTTTACTGTGCAATGTGCCAAATGTTTCAAGTGGAGGCTCATCCCAACAAAACAGAAGTATGAAGAATTACGTGAACATATTCTGGAAGAGCCTTTTTTTTGTGAAACTGCTCGTGAGTGGCGGCCTGATATATCATGTGATGATCCAACAGACATTGATCAAGATGGGAGTAGGCTGTGGGCAATTGATAAACCTAATATTGCTCAGCCCCCTCCCGGGTGGCAAAGGTTGCTGAGAATCAGGGGCGAAGGAAGTACCAAATTTGCAGATGT GTACTATCAAGCACCATCAGGCAAGAGACTTCGCTCAATGGTGGAAATCCAAAA GTACTTAATTGAACATCCAGAGTATATGAGAGATGGCTTAACTCTCGCACAGTTTTCATTTCAAATACCAAAGCCTCTGCAGGAAAACTATGTGAGAAAAAAGCGTCCTCGTTTATCAGCCTCATGTGATGATGCTAGACCTCTTGAACCTG CAAATCCCCTTACATGGGTTGGTCCAGGTGATTGTACAGAACTCCAGCTTGGCCCGCCAGCAATCCTACCTCCACCCTTGATTCAGTCCTCTGCTTATCTTCCTCTCGACTGGCCAGTAAAGAAGAAAGCAAGGACACCATCGAAACAGAGTCACAGGACTAATCTAATGTGTAATCTGGATGAACCGAAAGTTGAAGAGCCTGATCAATCTAGAAATAGTGATTGTGATTTGTGA